The Vanacampus margaritifer isolate UIUO_Vmar chromosome 20, RoL_Vmar_1.0, whole genome shotgun sequence genome contains the following window.
aaaacATCCCGCCGCAACATTTCCACTTTGTCTCGCTGATTTTCCTCCACAGTTCGTCTCCACACgcgatcataaaaaaaatcaaatcaagtcaAAATGTCAAGCTGGACGTTAAGAGCATCTCGCTCGGACGGTTTGCATTCACGTGACGGCGCCGTCACGTGACGCCAGATGTGCGTTTGTAGCAGACAGTAAGTCGCTTTGatcttttctcattttatttatgcatttcaaTTTCTTTTTTGGGAGACAAAAGATGAGAGAGGGAAGCACAGAAGCGGAACCCAGAAGGTGCGTCTCTCACTAGGAAAAACCATGTAACaagtatcgtttttttttttttttttgtgacactttgtaaaacattcaacagTGGCAAAAGAATCATTTGCAGAATTTAGAAGCAGATCCGGTTTGAGGTGTAGATTTTCATTTTTCGATGTTTTAGTCTACTTGCAACAGGGACAATTGTGGACACCAGAATCCGCAGATGGAGCAATGGCCACTGCCACCTCCAGGACTGGAGTAGAACTGCATCAGCAGTTTCAAGTCAGATGGTATGTTTTGTATGTGTTAGTTCCTTTGtagataacacacacaaaaaaaatggcaaaagagatttttcataaattttgtaGAGCAGTGGTGCAGGATGCGAaagaataattcataaaaagttTTTAGCAGATCCAGTTTGAGGTGCAGATTTTCACAAGTTTTGTGCGTGAGCGACGCCACTCAGTCAGTGATGCaaattactgccacctacaggacggGAGTGGAACTGTATCAACAGTTTAAAGTCGCTttagaaaaagttattttttgaatgccgtttgaatgtttattggtagagtgacacaaaaaaatgacccaaaaatttGGGGAGAAATTTTAGAATGGTAGAATTGGGGGCCAAGGTAGAATTTGTAAAATTTTGAAGCAGATTTGGTTCATGGTAATTTAGTCGTCACTACAATCTGCTTtcaagtttttttaatttttttaaattgtgatacTTATTATATGGTCAGAGAGACACGCTTAAAACCAAAAGTTcataagatctttttttttctacacacaCAGAAGCACAAGATTGGCACTTAACAAGAGTGTAAGGTTTAAGCTCACTTGCGGAAGAAGAAAATGACCCGAAAGACCCCAAACGAATCTTCAGATTTGAGACGGGTGAAGAAATTTTGGGAAAGGATAGCGTACGAGGGGAAAGGGAGGCGGGCCGCAAGACCCAAgacctccaccccccccccccccctcaaaaaaaatgactcaccGGGAATTTCGGGGGGAGCCTTTTGAGCCAGTCCCCCCAAAAAGCCTCAAAGTCCTCCCCGTCCAGGAGAGCGTCAAAGTCTACGCCACTCAAATCTACGTCCTCAAGTCTGCTGTGGATAAACGACACAACTACAGCAGCTTAATGTCACAGGCAGCAGCACAGTGATTGTCTTTTAAAGCATTTATTCCCTTCCCCCCGCCCTCCAAACctttaaaagacaaacaaaacatcCCCAGCGGAAGTACGCAAACACACTCGTGCTTTTCAAGTAGTAAGTCAAACAGtattattatcaaaatattccttttaATGGCTTCCTTCATACATGACGAAAGACAAGAAGCGCTTGACATGTTGTAAGTTGTTGTCAGCGGGATGCGACGCTACAAGTAAGCCAGCCGGCGTCCTTTGTTGTTCCTAACTCTCTGTCTGTACCTTTTGCCCAGCACGGCGGCCAGGTACTTCTTCACCGCCATCTGCTTGCGGTAGCGGCTGTAGCTGTCCGTGAAGATGCCGTCCGAGTGGCGCTTGGACAGCGGCTCGCCGTTGTCGTCCAGCAccttgccgccgccgccgccgccgctgtgCCGCAACACACACATCCAGACGATTACAAGACTAGCTCTATGGACGGataaataagttctattttaaacatgaccgtgctcccaaagacgtatttatacgttttttttaaaaatgctagagcatacagaaggttttgatgcagcttctgaaccgaagagaatgcttaaagcCATGGTCGTTATTACCAAAaatgggcagcaggtggcagcagagtataagagatcaaccagggtcatgttgcaaaaagctcttttcccacactgtttaaacagatttgtgaataatgatgaaacttagctatattttaatgctaactgctgcaaaacggaaaccgatagaaatatacttttttcctgatgaaagaagaggctctaatcatttttttttttttttgcgaggttgcatgtttttatagcaatagaacacaatattctgtgggccttgcaaaatcggtcgaaatccagtaaaacagccgggagcgaagggggttgcttcagtggaaatggctgcgagtgaatgagttgaaataatcgcccatgttttttttttccaggaaacacaaaatgtttttaccgTTTGCATCATGAAGAGATGATTGaggcaaaaaaatcattttgcacaaaaaaaaaaagacttaagcAGACGATACGTTCCCTTCATATTGGGGTcaattttgtttcctttttgagAACAACTTCAAGTTAAAACCAGAGATATCACgttatccaaacatcacgatacgataaataTACAATGTGAGCCTCATGATACGATAATTAGCACAATATTGTGGTgaggttggcgatattaaaaaaaaaaaaacacgatacTGTGTAGAAACTCACAATAGTGccaatttcttttcttttttatttatatatttgctggtatgactgatttatatgaGAGACAATCGCCACAGTGGCCAAAAgattcctaattaaaatgaggatgcactaataaactaaccaccagagggtgctagaagtACACAAATGGAATCCAACCTCACCTTTTCAACAGATTTAATagcgtgacatgacgacgaccatattgtggcaatttcaatatcacgatattgcacTTCTCGTTGATTcccttttattttcattattattattttattagttaGGGAGATtagttcaagaatgaatgaatggcaaaaaaaaagagtcctaTTGATGACAGGACAGATTGAGGAGCATGCTGGTACATAATGACAAGTGGAGTGCGATGTCATGCGACAAGCGGAGTGCAAAAGCGTAAAGGGACCCAAAATGTGCACATTCTGGTCTTACCCGACCCGCTTGGCCATGAGAGAATGAAGATACTTCCTCGCCGACAGCTGACCCAACGCTTTCCTGTACGCTTTGTTGAACATGCCGTCTGCGTGCCGTTCCGTCCTggacgtcacacacacacacgcacacacaagaccAGACAACCGACAATGACCACAGACCTTGAACGCAACTTTTTGGGGATCAGAAAGATTTTCGTCTCAGGGTACTAAACCTTTTGTCGGGCGGCGGGTAATACAAGGAGTAGACGTCGTCGCGGTCTTGCGTCCCTGCCGGCGGACTTCTCACCTGCAGCTGCTGGCCATCGTAACCAAAAGACGGCAAAGAGTTCCCGTCCCCGTCGTATAACTCGCCTTCAAGTCTACAAGGAccaggaaggggaaaaaaaataataaattacatttcaaacccaaatccaTCATTTCTTTAATTTACACGTGTGCCCACTTTATTAGGGACACCAGGCTGCGCAAACATTAAAATGAGATTAGCTTTGAAAAAggacgtttttttccccccatttatttattttggcggTGGGCTATCCATCCTCGGTAAATCCCATTACGGTAGCGGCTTGTCCCTGCTGGATGTTTGGTGGCCGTTTAAGTATGGATTTGCTGCCCAATGAGATTAGCCAAACAAACTGAAATTAagaacaagataaaaaaaaatggagataaaAAGTCAACAAGGGATGAATAGCGTGAAAATTGCGAGATGCATCCTACAagcaacaatacaaaaaaatatataatgcacatcacaaatgtaattatcatattactttaaaacatgatatacataaaaaagcaaaattttACTAATTATAAatgcagtaaatatttattagaGCTGCCTggtgaatacaacaaaaatattactaAATCACAAGtctgtcaataaatgttttttttttttaatgaataggTGAAAAATCTATAATTAGTGGGTTAAAACTTTTATGCTCTAAAAACTGCCTGATTAGAATAACTAAAAATGCatggatttttaataataataataataataactaagaaaaatgcaaataaagggTGCATCAAAAAcgaattataaatataaatatgaaaacTGGGGATTGGTTACAGTAACTACTTGATGAAAacacaacaatgaaaaaaaaaatcattttaaataatcaaaataactTCAAAATGTGGTGTGTGTTTATATTGGAGAAAAAtgatacacatacatatatattcttaataataataataataaaggcaaGTAAAAGCACTGATTGACTGCTTTGCAAAAGAGTCTTTTTTCGACGTACGTGACATCGGGAAAGGCGAGTCCCAGGTGCGAGCCGCTGCCGGCGCCGTGCCGCATGAAGATGCCGTAGATGAGCAAGGCCAGCGTGGCTTTGCTGGACATTTTGCTGCAAAATTCAAACACTTTTTTCTCAGCTGTCCCAGcttccgaaaaaaaaaataaataaagtgtgtcTTGTTTGGCGCTTACCGTTGGAAGATCCCGTGCGCACGCGAAAGTGAGATGCAAGCGCTTCTTCCTCTcccttcctctcctcctccttctcgttGTTTGTGTCTCGTCTCCTCCGTGGCGTCGCCGTGTCCTCCTCCAAACATTTGCGTGCCAGGCAACTTTTTgggagtgtgcgtgcgtgcgtgagtccCTCCCTCTGCTCTTGCTTCTGGCTGCTTTTTATGCCGCCTTCACTGGCTCCCAAAGTGGGCGGGCGAACGGGAGAGGGTCGAGAGGGAGGTGCCCACGTCATCAAGTCCCGCTGGAGTCTGTCCGGCCGCCCAACATGCCTCCATGTGTTTGAATGGTCGTTAATAAGGATGGTGGGGTGTCGGAGCTGTCCAACTGCTGAAATGCAAAAGAGTCCCAAGTTAGGATATGAgtcatcaagttttttttttttttttttttttaaaggatattAATAATCTGCTTATTAATAATTTACGAGCACACTGTAGAGTTTGTGTGGCCTTGTTGGAGAGATGAGATGAGAGATGTTTATGTTAAGGATCTTTTCATATGATGTGATTCATAATGCTTAAGacttttttcattctttctagttaagtgattttttttttttttttatgccgccTTGGTTTTATGTGTAAATGTGTCCCGTGCCAAAAAACAGACCCAAGGCAGTTACAGACTTAACATTTGAGGCCATTTTAGATAATCAAGAGACAAATTTATCTATTTGTCCGCTGTTgcgcaaaaacaaaatggctgccacatcCTAGCACTTTTAATTTGTTTGATATTTCaacaattttattatttgtgtgcattaattgttaaatatttatattaacaGTACATATATTAACATGTTCATTACTGTATTTGAAGTGTTTTATATGATTTACATAAtttcaaacacattttgattattctaaatgattttttcccattattttattttcaacaatATTACTGTTTCGTTTTCATCAAGTAGTATATTTTTATGACcattattaaaatgaatctaAATGTCTGTCACGTTTTTTGAATACTTAATGCAACAGTCAGAAAATAAACATCGATATTATTACTATTTCTGTCAGCTACATTAAATTATGAATGTACATGTAATGGTATGATTTTGCAACAATGATTTTGTTAGTTACATAACAAATACACTCACATGGTGAAAACAAGTTGCTATTGGGGAGCTAGTTTAGATTTATACGGTCACTTAAACCatttgatctaaaaaaatatattttgtttttgcaagtgTTTGGAACATCAAAGGAAACAATAACTAGTTGTTATAGTGGTATGTGGGCTCCATCTAGTGGTACATGAAAGAATCACTGCATAAATTCAGTtcaattgtatttaacttttaagttcaAAACATTGCATTTACAACAGTTGCTTAGGGAGAATTTTAATTCCACCATATGTGCAATAGGTTTGaattaaatcattattttgGAGCTGCTGTACGTAAATGGAAACATTCAATCTGGAGCAACACTGCCTCCAAGTGGTCTGAGGAGGAAAGTGCACTGCACGGCCACAAATATTAGGGACACGAGGTCCCACCCAAATCCATGTGTTGTTCCTCCAATATTAAATGAGAGCGCTCAGTGTGCattcatgaaaatatttttacatgaaaCCAGAATCATGAGTAttcacattttatgaattaaatcCCAATCAATCGACAATGTCCAATAAAATGACAATGAGTCATTCATTCAGTGTGGATAAattcaccacaaaaaaaacaaaaacaaatcaatcatGTGGAAATGATTCAGAATTCTAATTTTAGCACTGATGCCATTTATAGAAGTCGCCGCCACTGCCGCTCTTGATCTGATCATGACTCGGAATATTCAAAACCGATTATGTTTGTTATGAGATCATCTGTGAAAACAGGTCATGTGGGTATATATTAAAAATCTGAATtcaatataaattattatgccgcttttaataatcattaaaaccaaaagtgttatttttctttacaaatagCTAACAGCTGACTGCTgaaaacaaagctaaaaaaaaaaaaaagaaaaaagaaaattttaattcatataaaaaaatacctaaagtTGTAAATTCAGggggtcaattaaaaaaaatattcttaaagtTGCAATAAGAAAATTTGTAGgaataacttttttcttttttttaatcctcatgAAAAGTGGCAGTGGGCACGTTTCTCGCAGTTGTACTGGCTGCGAACCTCCACGTGAGGTCGCCAAAGCATCACTTATATCATCGAGTGCCCTTTAAACATTGAgtcttccctctctctctctctctctctctttctctctctgtgtgCTCCTCCTCCTTCATTGTGCATGTTGTGTCTTCcagcaggagcagcagcagcagcagaagcgGACCGGGCCCGGCTCACAAATCCCGGCCGTCACATCGGCGTCTGCGCTCGGCTCGCCTCAAGAGGCCCGTGTCGGTCGGGACATGCTGCCGCCGCTCCGCGCCACAACGTCAGCGTCCAAAGGCGACGCAAGCGCGAGCTGACTTGAGCTGCTTGGAGCATGCTGCACCTCATCAGCACATTGCTTTCTACTTAACGGCAGTGgtgcacgcacgcgcgcacgcaagATGAAGGCGGATCGCTTCCGCTTGGAATAGCGCTTtgcttctccccccccccctttctttttccatttgtgAGACTGACAGACAAAGAAGAAAGGCAGCGAAAAGAGGCTCCAAAAGGAAGGTAAGGACAAATGCAAAGTGGTCTTTGTCACGTGAGGGAGGGCCTGGCATCAACAAAGAAGTCATCAGTATGCAGCACATGccgcaaaagtattgggacacgcaCACATCTTGAACTCATCATTCATCTGAAACCATTTGGGAGGATTCCATGCGATGCAACGCTCCCAATGGGCTTCCCAAACTGTGGCTTCgggcccaaaaatatatatttttttgtaatggggGGAAGAGTagacttaaatatatatatgtatgtattaatGCCATGCTTGAAAAATCTTAATCAAAAATAGGACTTAAAATAGATGAAACAATTAGGCCATATGTATATATAGCAACAGCTTCCAAAAAGAGTATAAATCAATGCTtctcaattactttttttgcgacccacccctctccccccaacacacacactctccactgcgactataaatagtatcttttgtctataaaattgttgtaagtagAGCTAATACTCATTGCACGTTCTCTGACAATGGCAGcgacactgccacctactgcagtgGATGTTCAATTACACTTCATTCTAGTAAGACCCAAAATTAAGAAAGTTCCACCTGGTATCGCCCCGCCCCcttatttgagaaggactgatataaattaaacatgaaaaatattgcTTCCGAAGCAGAAAATTgctttttgactgattttgttgATTTTAGGCGGCTCGCTAAATCCATCCAGTAATAGAATGAAGTGGATCTTGTGTTTGCAAATGTGGGAATCAGCTGTCTTGAAATATTCGGGAGCCAGAGAGATGGACTTTGACGTCAGTCCCCCCCGAGACAAAATTCCACCGGAGCCACGGCGGCATCACAAGAACGAGGCGGAAGGAAACTGCGACGACGCAGCATCTGTTAGCCAGTCAAAATCCGCCCTTGGTGCGTCAGCTGCTAACAGCTGTCCGAAAAGATGCTAATGCGGCTAAGTGACGAGCGTAATAGCACTTATTGGAACAAATGTCAACCGCTGACAAAAGTTAGCTGCCAAAACGGGCTGCCTTCAATGGCGAGACTTTCCCATCAATCACTAACATTAGTGAATGTAGTATGCtagcttgtttttgttgttgtcagatgtctcagatgtttttgttgttgtcaaatgTCTTGTCCAGACAAATGCCAACCATTAAATTGGCATCTTAAATGGATTGCCGGATTAACTTTGTTGCAGGCCTTCTTTTGGCTAACATTAGCAAACGTAGCATGCTAACATGGACGGTGCCGCCTTGTTTTCATCTATTTAAGAGGTCTTACCTAACAACCTCTAAGTTAGTCGCCTGAACGGGTTGCCGTGAAAATCAAAACGAGAGGAAAAGGAAAGTTTGTTGCGGGCCTTCAAACGCTAACAGCAAGTGTAGCACGTCAGCATGGATTGTGTGACCTTATTTTCGTTCTTACTCAGGCCAATGTCAACTGTTAAGTTAGCCGCCTTATCAGGATGTTAAATCAGTGTCGTTTTTCCTCACGCTGCGGTTGGAGTGGAAGAAATCAGGTgcttgatataaaaaaaaaagaagaagtcaatATTAGCTTTCATGAGCTTTATCTAATGTTATTTCTGCGCAGCTAATGGTGGGCGGTTTGTTTTTGCGTCTCGAAATGtggacttttttgtttaattttccatTTCCGCCAGCGTTTTGGAGAACAGATTTGAGGGTGAACTCaatgttttctttcaaaatgacGATATGGTCGAAACCTTCAAGGACGAGAAACAAACAAGCCGTCTAGTCCAAACTGTTAAACAGGTGCTGGCTGAGCGAGGTTCTTACTGACGACAATCATAGAAGTAGTTCACGACATGACGGGTATGATAAATTGTGACCCTGGTCACGTCATTGCGCAAGAAACTGAAGCAGAATGCTAACTGGCAACAATTTGTCTTCTGCCAACCTGCCTGCTGCCTAAACGGGATGCCATACAAATCAAAATGGGGAGGAAGACTGTCTCGGAGTGAGGTTCCACAGCCTAGAAAAAAATTGGTGCATCAATTTGTTGGCAACTTCGCTGCTTTAATGGgttgcattaaaaataacaataacataGGTAGAAAAGGGAAGGATGATATTGGTACATACTCTTAGAACCTTGCTGGGGGAATGGAGTGACGTTCCCCATGTCAGCAAAAT
Protein-coding sequences here:
- the adcyap1a gene encoding adenylate cyclase activating polypeptide 1a isoform X1, whose protein sequence is MFGGGHGDATEETRHKQREGGGEEGRGRSACISLSRAHGIFQRKMSSKATLALLIYGIFMRHGAGSGSHLGLAFPDVTLEGELYDGDGNSLPSFGYDGQQLQVRSPPAGTQDRDDVYSLYYPPPDKRTERHADGMFNKAYRKALGQLSARKYLHSLMAKRVGGGGGGGKVLDDNGEPLSKRHSDGIFTDSYSRYRKQMAVKKYLAAVLGKSRLEDVDLSGVDFDALLDGEDFEAFWGDWLKRLPPKFPLPAVSSWIKLVS
- the adcyap1a gene encoding adenylate cyclase activating polypeptide 1a isoform X3; the encoded protein is MFGGGHGDATEETRHKQREGGGEEGRGRSACISLSRAHGIFQRKMSSKATLALLIYGIFMRHGAGSGSHLGLAFPDVTLEGELYDGDGNSLPSFGYDGQQLQVRSPPAGTQDRDDVYSLYYPPPDKRTERHADGMFNKAYRKALGQLSARKYLHSLMAKRVGGGGGGGKVLDDNGEPLSKRHSDGIFTDSYSRYRKQMAVKKYLAAVLGKSRLEDVDLSGVDFDALLDGEDFEAFWGDWLKRLPPKFPAL
- the adcyap1a gene encoding adenylate cyclase activating polypeptide 1a isoform X2, with amino-acid sequence MFGGGHGDATEETRHKQREGGGEEGRGRSACISLSRAHGIFQRKMSSKATLALLIYGIFMRHGAGSGSHLGLAFPDVTLEGELYDGDGNSLPSFGYDGQQLQVRSPPAGTQDRDDVYSLYYPPPDKRTERHADGMFNKAYRKALGQLSARKYLHSLMAKRVGGGGGGKVLDDNGEPLSKRHSDGIFTDSYSRYRKQMAVKKYLAAVLGKSRLEDVDLSGVDFDALLDGEDFEAFWGDWLKRLPPKFPLPAVSSWIKLVS
- the adcyap1a gene encoding adenylate cyclase activating polypeptide 1a isoform X4; the encoded protein is MFGGGHGDATEETRHKQREGGGEEGRGRSACISLSRAHGIFQRKMSSKATLALLIYGIFMRHGAGSGSHLGLAFPDVTLEGELYDGDGNSLPSFGYDGQQLQVRSPPAGTQDRDDVYSLYYPPPDKRTERHADGMFNKAYRKALGQLSARKYLHSLMAKRVGGGGGGGKVLDDNGEPLSKRHSDGIFTDSYSRYRKQMAVKKYLAAVLGKRYRQRVRNNKGRRLAYL